The genomic segment GCGGCAGATGCGTGGGAGAGGGCGCTGGAATTAAATCCTCCTGAGAAGACAGCCGAAATTATTAAAAAAAATCTAAATGAAATAAAGTCAGAAATGAAAAAGAAATCTGACAAGGAGCAGAAAAGAAATAAGACTTATGCACATACAGATAATATTGAAAATCTTATTAAATCTGCAGAAAACAGCTTTAAAAAGAGTGATTTAAAAGCTGCTGAGAAATATGCAGAAAAGGCATTAAATATAGACAGCAAACGGGCAGATCTGCATCTCCTTCTTGCAAAAATTTATCAGCAGGATGCAGCTGTCGGGTACGATGAAAGAATTTATAATGATACGAATACGCGTTCGAATCTTGCATTCAAATTGACTAAACACCTTGAGACAGCGCATAAGCTGGCTCCTGATAATAATGAGATATCAGTCTATTATGCTACAGCAGTTGTGATGATGCCGTTTTTTGTTGGAAAGATGGATGAAGGAATCCGCATCCTTGAGGAGCTTAAAGAACGTACTGATATTAGTGATTCCATGCGGCCCCATATTTTATATACATTGGGTTATGCATATCGGAAAAAAGGTGATGCAGTATGGATGAGCCTTGTAAAGAATTATCCGAATGCAGACGAGGTGCAGAATGTTTATGACGAGTTTGGCCTCAGAAAAACCGATCATTCAACAGATAAGAATTTGAAACACAGAGTAAATATTTCATTTCATCTTGGATTCCAGGATGAACTTGCTCCCCAGACTGCAGTCTGGATAGAAGATGAGAAAGGGAATTTTATCAGAACAGTCTATGTTTCCGGATTTGCGGGATATGCAAAAGAAAAACAGGTGGACCTCCCGATCTGGGCAAATAAATCCAAATTTGAAACTAATGGCACAACAGGGGCAAGTATTGACTGGGGCAAGCATACATTTTTATGGGATCTGACTGATAAAAATAATCAGAAAGTTAAACCCGGTAAATATACTGTTGTAGTGGAATCATCATGGTGGCCGAGTATGAAATATGGTAGAGCAGAAGCAATTGTTAGTGTCGGTAAGAAGAAAAATCAAGTTTTAAGTAATAATAAACCGTTTATACCGTGGTTACTTGTTGAATATAAGTAGAAGGAGTGTATATGAACATTGTTGTTTGCATCAAACAGGTGCCTGACACAACAGATGTTAAAATAGACCCCAAAACAAATACTCTTGTCAGGGAAGGGGTTGAAAGTATATTAAATCCGTTTGATTCATATGCAGTAGAAGAAGCATTGAGAATCAAAGAAAAACTTGGCGGTAAGGTTTATGCAATTACAATGGGGCCGCCTCAGGCCGAAGCAGTGCTCAGAGAAGCTGTATCTGTGGGAGTGGATGAAGTTATTTTAATAAGCGATCCGGCTTTTGCAGGTGCGGATACTCTTGCAACTTCTTATGCACTTGCACAGGCAATTAAAAAACTGGAAGGAATTGATTTACTCATCTGCGGAAAACAGGCTATAGACGGAGACACAGCTCAGGTAGGGCCCGGTATTGCAGTACATCTTAATCTGCCTCAAATAGCATTTGTGAAAAAGATAAGGGAAATCTCTCCTGAAAAAATAGTTGCAGAGAGAATGATGGAAGAGGGCTTTGAAGTAGTTGAAGCAGCTTTGCCGTGCATTATTACAGTTGTAAAAGATATTAATGAACCCAGGCTTCCGTCATTAAGAGGAAAGATGGCTGCTAAAAAGACGGAGATTCCTGTGTGGAAGGCTGATGACATAGGCGCTGAAAAAGATTTAATAGGCTTGAAAGGTTCTCCTACAGTTGTTAAACAGATATTTGCTCCTCCGAGAAAAACCGGCGGCAAAATCTTTACCGGAGAACCTGCAGAAGTTGTAAATGAATTTATGGAAATGGCAAAAGAGTTTAAACTGATTCAGTAATTATATTTTTAAAAAAAGATAAAGATACAAAGGAGTTGCAAGTGCCAGCAATAATAGTTATTGAAGAAAAATGTATCG from the bacterium genome contains:
- a CDS encoding DUF2271 domain-containing protein encodes the protein MKNNMFKIFLMISAFSLGSILSAQEDSVKNNIDVKIKKAVELRTNGSALKAVEILNKVVAANPNSDRAYLELGKAWSEAAGAASQKSDMMAAMEGVKKGFEALDRAVEINPNNVEVRIYYGIFAVNVPSFFGKTEAGIKNLEYSLKLVKNDPETEVTILQFLGKGYRMTSRFAKAADAWERALELNPPEKTAEIIKKNLNEIKSEMKKKSDKEQKRNKTYAHTDNIENLIKSAENSFKKSDLKAAEKYAEKALNIDSKRADLHLLLAKIYQQDAAVGYDERIYNDTNTRSNLAFKLTKHLETAHKLAPDNNEISVYYATAVVMMPFFVGKMDEGIRILEELKERTDISDSMRPHILYTLGYAYRKKGDAVWMSLVKNYPNADEVQNVYDEFGLRKTDHSTDKNLKHRVNISFHLGFQDELAPQTAVWIEDEKGNFIRTVYVSGFAGYAKEKQVDLPIWANKSKFETNGTTGASIDWGKHTFLWDLTDKNNQKVKPGKYTVVVESSWWPSMKYGRAEAIVSVGKKKNQVLSNNKPFIPWLLVEYK
- a CDS encoding electron transfer flavoprotein subunit beta/FixA family protein, whose amino-acid sequence is MNIVVCIKQVPDTTDVKIDPKTNTLVREGVESILNPFDSYAVEEALRIKEKLGGKVYAITMGPPQAEAVLREAVSVGVDEVILISDPAFAGADTLATSYALAQAIKKLEGIDLLICGKQAIDGDTAQVGPGIAVHLNLPQIAFVKKIREISPEKIVAERMMEEGFEVVEAALPCIITVVKDINEPRLPSLRGKMAAKKTEIPVWKADDIGAEKDLIGLKGSPTVVKQIFAPPRKTGGKIFTGEPAEVVNEFMEMAKEFKLIQ